One Rubrobacter naiadicus genomic region harbors:
- the acs gene encoding acetate--CoA ligase: MPEADGAYEIRGIAEARLYPPNEALKAQSPFRDAGEAGEFIEWARRDPDAYWARIASELEWFTSWDTVRQGELPEFRYFVGATSNVSHNCLDRHLKLGRKNKAALLWESEDGRREVWTYQQLHDEVNRLANALKDLGVGRGDVVAIYMGNIPEVFASVHACYRIGALYNIIFAGFSTDAVRQRLEDSHPKAVIVADATSRRGREVPLKRTLDEAAEGIDSIEAVVVVPRAGAEVTLVSGRDHLYPDLLRTASRWCPPEPIEANEPGFIIYTSGTESRPKGVVHSGLGFLVGTYADVKWSMNPQEDDVYWCTADVGWLTFPIWSLVGGLAHGVTMVVYEGALNHPDPGRIYEVAERYRVSKIFTAPTALRMLRGAGERWLEGRDLSELDLISLVGEPIDPETWHWVHQVVGRGHVFVNNTYGQTETATGWTSALVGISGAKPGSCGQALPGYTAEVVDERGEPVPPGTQGYLTITRPFPCLARTVWGDHQRYLDTYFKRFPGRYFSADACVVDEDGHYWVTGRVDDVINVSGHRLGTMEIEAALLNHPDVAEAAVIGVPDQTKGTVPVAFVLLRAGAEPKEGIEEELKRQVVDHVGPIARPAAIHVVSALPKTRSGKIMRRLLRELIVDGRVRGDTTALEDPESVSVLEKELPAKSG, from the coding sequence ATGCCAGAAGCGGACGGGGCGTACGAGATCCGGGGCATAGCCGAAGCCAGGCTCTACCCGCCGAACGAAGCCCTGAAGGCCCAGAGCCCCTTCAGGGACGCCGGGGAAGCCGGAGAGTTCATCGAGTGGGCGCGCAGGGACCCGGACGCGTACTGGGCTCGCATCGCCTCGGAGCTCGAGTGGTTCACGAGCTGGGACACCGTCAGGCAGGGTGAGCTCCCGGAGTTCCGCTACTTCGTCGGTGCGACCTCCAACGTGAGCCACAACTGCCTCGACCGGCACCTGAAGCTCGGCCGCAAGAACAAGGCGGCGTTACTCTGGGAATCGGAGGACGGCCGGCGGGAGGTCTGGACCTACCAGCAGCTCCACGACGAGGTCAACCGGCTCGCGAACGCCCTGAAGGACCTCGGGGTCGGGCGGGGGGACGTCGTCGCGATCTACATGGGCAACATCCCGGAGGTCTTCGCGAGCGTCCACGCCTGCTACCGCATCGGGGCGCTCTACAACATCATCTTCGCCGGATTCTCCACCGACGCCGTACGCCAGCGTCTGGAGGACTCGCATCCCAAAGCCGTCATCGTCGCAGACGCAACCTCCCGGCGCGGGCGCGAGGTGCCGCTCAAGCGGACGCTGGACGAGGCGGCGGAGGGCATCGACTCGATCGAGGCCGTCGTCGTCGTGCCGCGCGCGGGCGCGGAGGTGACGCTCGTCTCCGGGCGGGACCACCTCTACCCCGATCTTTTGCGCACCGCATCCCGCTGGTGCCCGCCGGAGCCCATCGAGGCGAACGAGCCCGGCTTCATCATCTACACCAGCGGCACCGAGTCCAGGCCCAAGGGTGTCGTACACTCCGGGCTCGGGTTCCTGGTAGGGACCTACGCCGACGTCAAGTGGTCCATGAACCCGCAGGAAGACGACGTCTACTGGTGCACGGCGGACGTCGGATGGCTGACCTTCCCGATCTGGTCGCTCGTCGGCGGGCTCGCGCACGGGGTGACGATGGTCGTCTACGAGGGTGCGCTCAACCACCCGGACCCCGGCCGCATCTACGAGGTCGCCGAGCGCTACCGGGTGAGCAAGATCTTCACCGCCCCGACCGCCCTGCGCATGCTGCGCGGCGCCGGGGAGCGGTGGCTCGAGGGACGCGACCTCTCCGAGCTGGACCTCATCTCGCTCGTCGGCGAACCGATAGACCCCGAGACCTGGCACTGGGTCCACCAGGTCGTCGGACGGGGACACGTCTTCGTCAACAACACCTACGGGCAGACCGAGACCGCCACGGGCTGGACCTCGGCGCTCGTCGGGATAAGCGGCGCGAAGCCCGGCTCCTGCGGGCAGGCGCTCCCCGGCTATACCGCCGAGGTCGTCGACGAGCGCGGGGAGCCGGTCCCGCCCGGCACCCAGGGCTACCTCACGATCACCAGACCATTCCCGTGCCTGGCCCGCACGGTGTGGGGTGACCACCAGCGCTACCTCGACACCTACTTCAAACGCTTCCCGGGCCGCTACTTCTCGGCGGACGCCTGCGTGGTGGACGAGGACGGCCACTACTGGGTCACCGGGAGGGTCGACGACGTCATAAACGTCAGCGGCCACCGGCTCGGGACGATGGAGATAGAGGCCGCCCTGCTGAACCACCCAGACGTCGCCGAGGCCGCGGTCATCGGCGTTCCGGATCAGACGAAGGGGACGGTGCCGGTCGCCTTCGTGCTGCTGCGCGCGGGGGCCGAACCGAAGGAAGGCATCGAGGAGGAGCTCAAGCGGCAGGTCGTCGATCACGTGGGGCCGATCGCGCGCCCGGCGGCCATCCACGTCGTGAGCGCGCTCCCGAAGACGAGGAGCGGCAAGATCATGCGCCGGCTCCTGCGTGAACTTATCGTCGACGGCAGGGTACGCGGCGATACGACCGCGCTCGAGGACCCGGAGTCGGTGAGCGTACTGGAGAAGGAGCTCCCCGCGAAGAGCGGCTAG
- a CDS encoding PPOX class F420-dependent oxidoreductase codes for MRGTLEGFGVLDGHDYMNLTTFRRSGEPVRTPVWFAKDGEKLYVYTGRASGKVKRIRNYGGVIVGPCDRRGRPLGPEVAGVARLLAAEESAHPERLLREKYGAQMRLFRGAQRLFGRSGAQVYLEITPAPPDDPVNERLAERSAPGRAPRSARYRWYHAAAFGLAVNAVSAALSRPDDGERRQYEELRQAPFAPPGWVFGPAWTTNNISQLWGDLRLLNLPEDTHDRRPLLALQGASWALYATFTWAYFRKRSPLLALGWTSAFHALTLGSTVLGLRFDRRFAASQVPILIWLSIATPTAAYQALYNPDPLFGTPAPLPETSSGR; via the coding sequence ATGCGGGGTACGCTCGAGGGTTTCGGTGTACTGGATGGTCACGACTACATGAACCTTACGACGTTCCGGAGGAGCGGGGAGCCGGTTCGGACGCCGGTGTGGTTCGCGAAGGACGGGGAGAAGCTCTACGTGTACACGGGGCGCGCAAGCGGGAAGGTCAAAAGGATCCGCAACTACGGGGGTGTGATCGTCGGGCCGTGCGACAGGCGTGGGAGGCCGCTCGGTCCGGAGGTTGCGGGCGTGGCCCGCCTGCTCGCGGCGGAGGAGAGCGCGCATCCCGAGCGCCTCCTGAGGGAGAAGTACGGGGCTCAGATGCGTCTCTTCCGCGGCGCGCAGCGGCTGTTCGGGAGGAGTGGGGCTCAGGTATACCTCGAGATCACCCCGGCCCCGCCGGACGACCCCGTAAACGAGCGCCTCGCGGAGCGAAGCGCCCCGGGACGGGCGCCGAGGTCAGCACGCTACCGCTGGTACCACGCCGCCGCCTTCGGGCTCGCGGTGAACGCGGTCTCGGCCGCGCTCTCCCGCCCGGATGACGGAGAGCGGCGGCAGTACGAGGAGCTGCGCCAGGCCCCCTTCGCCCCGCCCGGGTGGGTCTTCGGACCGGCCTGGACGACAAACAACATAAGCCAGCTCTGGGGCGACCTCAGGCTCCTGAACCTGCCCGAAGACACACACGACCGCCGTCCGCTGCTCGCCCTGCAGGGCGCGAGCTGGGCGCTCTACGCCACCTTCACCTGGGCGTACTTCAGGAAGCGAAGTCCCCTGCTCGCGCTCGGATGGACCTCGGCCTTTCACGCCCTCACCCTCGGCAGCACGGTCCTCGGCCTTCGGTTCGACCGCCGCTTCGCAGCCTCACAAGTCCCTATCCTGATCTGGCTCTCCATCGCAACGCCCACCGCGGCTTACCAGGCCCTGTACAATCCCGACCCCCTCTTCGGCACCCCGGCGCCACTGCCGGAGACATCCTCCGGCCGGTGA
- a CDS encoding lipid kinase yields MGNEFDPERVALVVNTRSRDGERAFFRALEVLEEMGLRVEKTHPLQDPARLPETVRELVQEGCELLILGGGDGTVSSAVDFLAGRETVLGLLPLGTANDFARTLEIPQDVEAACRVVVHGEVVDVDLGVAGDDYFVNVASVGMGVEVTQALSPRLKKRAGALAYPLAAVRAFLRHEPFSARLTFPKGDHEPVEFERLLQVAVGNGRFYGGGFIVAPDSEIDDDALDVCVIEIMRHRDLLGVALYLKSGDFIREEGVSHFKTTEVHLETDPVQRINVDGEIVSSTPKTFRVERDALRVLVPPGSKAARRDR; encoded by the coding sequence GTGGGTAACGAATTCGACCCGGAGAGGGTTGCGCTGGTCGTGAACACCCGCTCGCGGGATGGTGAGCGGGCTTTCTTCCGGGCGCTGGAGGTGTTGGAGGAGATGGGCCTCCGGGTGGAGAAGACCCACCCTCTGCAAGACCCCGCTCGTCTGCCAGAGACGGTGCGCGAGCTGGTCCAGGAGGGGTGCGAGCTGCTCATCCTGGGTGGTGGCGACGGCACGGTCAGCTCGGCCGTGGACTTCCTGGCCGGAAGGGAGACGGTGCTCGGGCTGCTGCCTCTCGGAACCGCGAACGACTTCGCCCGCACGCTGGAGATACCGCAGGACGTGGAGGCGGCCTGCAGGGTCGTGGTGCACGGAGAGGTGGTCGACGTGGACCTCGGGGTCGCCGGCGACGACTACTTCGTCAACGTCGCCTCAGTCGGGATGGGGGTCGAGGTGACCCAGGCCCTCTCGCCCCGGCTCAAGAAGCGGGCCGGTGCACTGGCCTACCCGCTCGCGGCGGTGCGGGCGTTCCTGCGTCACGAGCCGTTCTCGGCCCGGTTGACCTTCCCGAAAGGAGATCATGAGCCGGTGGAGTTCGAGCGGCTCTTACAGGTCGCGGTGGGTAACGGCCGGTTCTACGGCGGGGGGTTCATCGTCGCCCCCGACTCCGAGATAGACGACGATGCGCTGGACGTCTGCGTCATCGAGATCATGCGGCACCGTGACCTGCTCGGGGTGGCCCTCTACCTGAAGAGCGGCGACTTCATCCGCGAGGAGGGGGTGAGCCACTTCAAGACGACGGAGGTCCACCTCGAGACCGACCCCGTCCAGCGGATAAACGTCGACGGTGAGATAGTCTCCTCCACACCCAAGACCTTCAGGGTGGAGCGCGATGCCCTCAGGGTCCTCGTGCCGCCGGGATCGAAGGCCGCCCGCCGCGACCGCTAG
- a CDS encoding HPr family phosphocarrier protein, producing the protein MVERQTTVGPAEGLHARPAAQFVRTARQFVSDIKVIKDGKEANAKSPLSLMTLAAKKGHQITIRAEGADEQAAVDALVELISREEE; encoded by the coding sequence GTGGTAGAGAGACAGACCACCGTGGGGCCGGCCGAGGGGTTGCACGCCAGACCCGCGGCCCAGTTCGTCAGGACCGCCAGGCAGTTCGTCTCCGACATAAAAGTCATAAAGGACGGCAAGGAGGCCAACGCCAAGAGCCCGCTCTCGCTCATGACGCTCGCCGCGAAGAAAGGACATCAGATCACCATACGAGCCGAAGGCGCGGACGAGCAGGCGGCCGTGGACGCTCTGGTCGAACTGATCTCCCGCGAGGAAGAGTAA
- a CDS encoding TetR/AcrR family transcriptional regulator — MPVETRKEERARAKRDQIRAGARRVFLERGFVRASTSDIAAEAGVSKQTLYAYYASKEELLVDVLRQLVMEGPQAPLQGLEDLEVGTKEELREVLVERLRGVAGIMMSAEYLALLRIIIAEAPRLPGLGNLFRSTIPERGIELFSKLLARTNERGLTSVPDPEVAARMLVGSIATYALLDALLDPAEPPQSLPDEKVHAVVDTYLKAAT, encoded by the coding sequence GTGCCTGTAGAGACGCGGAAAGAAGAGCGGGCACGGGCGAAGAGGGATCAGATCCGCGCGGGGGCGCGCAGGGTTTTCCTGGAGCGGGGGTTCGTGCGGGCCAGCACCAGCGACATCGCTGCCGAGGCAGGGGTTTCGAAGCAGACTCTTTACGCCTACTACGCGAGCAAGGAGGAGTTGCTGGTGGACGTGCTGCGCCAGCTCGTCATGGAAGGGCCGCAGGCTCCGCTGCAGGGGCTGGAGGATCTGGAGGTCGGTACGAAGGAAGAGCTGCGGGAGGTTCTCGTCGAACGGCTGAGGGGGGTCGCCGGGATCATGATGAGCGCGGAGTACCTCGCCCTGCTAAGGATAATCATCGCCGAAGCACCCCGGCTCCCGGGACTCGGGAACCTCTTCCGTTCCACGATCCCGGAGAGGGGGATCGAACTCTTCTCGAAGCTCCTCGCCCGTACCAACGAACGAGGGCTCACCTCCGTTCCCGACCCCGAGGTCGCCGCCAGAATGCTCGTCGGTTCTATCGCTACCTACGCCCTGCTCGACGCTCTGCTCGATCCCGCCGAACCTCCGCAGTCTCTTCCGGACGAAAAGGTCCACGCCGTGGTCGATACGTACCTGAAGGCCGCCACCTGA
- a CDS encoding MMPL family transporter, which translates to MLAVWVIAAGITGPFGGRLPSVEKNDQSSFLPASAQSTQALELQKRFFGKNQPIPAVVVFRRADGLTRSDYEKVMQDRQAVANLGTRGIGAPSPPVPSRDGKALLFTVPIKASSDDPSVLQNAVSAIRRTVEKDTGGLAVAVTGPAGFTSDLVEVFGGIDTKLLFATALVVAALLLLTYRSPFLWLLPLVSVGLAEGISQAVYYGLAGAGITISGQTAGLATVLLFGAGTDYALLLVARYREELRRHEDRHEAMAYALRQAGPAILASAGTVTIGLLCLLASELNNNRGLGPVGAAAVLLALLAMLTALPALLLALGRGVFWPYVPRYGTPSREEAGVFFRLGRTISARKRFVWVTTAVVLAILAFGLVRLDTGLTPQQGFRGKVDSVEGQKLLAKSYPAGASAPATVVVRPADRAREVREAARKVGDISRIGPIEKRGGVARFDVTLASGPYSQKSFGAVKELREKLGKINGVEAYVGGTTAQQLDTRQAAARDSEVIVPLVLLVVLVILGLLLRSVVAPVILIATVILSFAAALGVSVVVFESLFGFPGIDPSLPLLAFVFLVALGVDYNIFLVARAREEAGRHGTREGMLRALAVTGGVITSAGIVLAATFSVLGVLPLVVLTEIGFIVAFGVLLDTLVVRSVLVPAIVMDAGKRFWWPSNPEEDRSPRY; encoded by the coding sequence GTGCTGGCGGTCTGGGTGATCGCGGCCGGCATCACCGGGCCTTTCGGGGGCAGGCTCCCCTCGGTGGAGAAGAACGACCAGTCGAGCTTCCTGCCGGCGAGCGCCCAGTCGACGCAGGCGTTGGAGTTACAGAAGCGATTCTTCGGGAAGAACCAGCCGATACCGGCGGTGGTCGTCTTCCGACGGGCGGATGGGCTGACGCGCTCCGACTACGAGAAAGTCATGCAAGATCGCCAGGCGGTGGCGAACCTCGGCACCAGGGGGATCGGAGCCCCCTCCCCGCCCGTACCCTCCAGGGACGGCAAGGCGCTGCTCTTCACCGTTCCCATAAAAGCATCGAGCGACGATCCGTCGGTGCTGCAGAACGCGGTCTCAGCGATCCGCCGGACCGTCGAGAAGGATACCGGGGGGCTCGCGGTCGCGGTGACCGGCCCGGCGGGGTTCACCTCCGATCTCGTGGAGGTCTTTGGGGGGATAGACACCAAACTGCTCTTCGCGACGGCGCTCGTGGTCGCGGCGCTCCTGCTCCTCACCTACCGCAGCCCGTTTCTGTGGCTTCTGCCGCTCGTCTCGGTCGGGCTCGCCGAAGGAATCTCGCAGGCCGTCTACTACGGGCTGGCCGGTGCAGGGATCACCATCAGCGGGCAGACGGCCGGGCTCGCCACGGTGCTCCTGTTCGGCGCCGGGACCGACTACGCGCTGTTGCTCGTCGCCCGCTATCGGGAGGAGCTGCGCCGGCACGAGGACCGGCACGAGGCCATGGCCTACGCGCTCAGGCAGGCCGGTCCGGCCATCCTCGCCTCCGCCGGCACGGTGACGATAGGGCTTCTGTGCCTGCTCGCCTCCGAACTCAACAACAACCGGGGGCTCGGTCCGGTCGGGGCCGCGGCGGTGCTCCTGGCGCTGCTCGCGATGCTCACGGCCCTGCCGGCGCTGCTGCTCGCGCTCGGGCGGGGGGTCTTCTGGCCGTACGTCCCGCGCTACGGGACACCCTCGCGCGAAGAGGCGGGGGTGTTCTTCAGGCTCGGGCGCACAATCTCCGCGAGGAAGAGGTTCGTGTGGGTGACGACCGCCGTCGTGCTCGCGATCCTCGCGTTCGGGCTCGTCAGGTTAGACACCGGCCTCACCCCGCAGCAGGGCTTCCGGGGCAAAGTCGACTCTGTAGAGGGTCAGAAGCTTCTGGCGAAGAGCTACCCTGCGGGTGCGAGCGCCCCGGCGACCGTCGTGGTGCGCCCGGCGGACAGGGCACGGGAGGTGCGTGAGGCGGCGCGGAAGGTCGGGGACATCTCGCGGATCGGGCCGATAGAGAAGAGAGGCGGCGTCGCCCGCTTCGACGTCACGCTCGCGTCCGGGCCCTACTCGCAAAAATCCTTCGGAGCGGTAAAGGAGCTGCGGGAGAAACTCGGCAAGATAAACGGGGTCGAGGCCTACGTCGGCGGCACGACCGCCCAGCAACTCGATACCCGGCAGGCAGCCGCGCGGGACAGCGAGGTGATCGTGCCGCTCGTCCTGCTCGTCGTGCTCGTAATACTCGGCCTCCTGCTGCGCTCGGTCGTCGCCCCCGTAATCCTCATAGCCACGGTGATCCTCTCGTTCGCCGCGGCGCTCGGGGTGAGCGTGGTCGTCTTCGAGTCCCTCTTCGGCTTTCCGGGGATAGACCCCTCGCTGCCGCTCCTGGCGTTCGTCTTCCTCGTCGCGCTCGGGGTGGACTACAACATCTTCCTCGTCGCCCGGGCGCGTGAGGAGGCCGGGCGTCACGGTACCCGGGAGGGCATGCTCCGGGCGCTCGCCGTCACCGGCGGGGTCATCACCTCCGCCGGGATCGTGCTCGCCGCGACCTTCTCGGTGCTCGGGGTGCTCCCGCTCGTCGTGCTCACCGAGATCGGGTTCATCGTCGCCTTCGGGGTACTGCTGGACACCCTGGTGGTACGCTCGGTCCTGGTACCGGCGATCGTGATGGACGCCGGGAAGAGGTTCTGGTGGCCCTCGAACCCGGAGGAAGACCGTAGCCCCCGGTATTGA
- a CDS encoding acyl-CoA dehydrogenase family protein: MDFDPTPEQRAWREKAREFADEVVKPRAAALDREGRFPYDIVAQMAEEGFLGLTVPEEYGGSGGDFVAYNMVLEEISRADTSVGITLEAHISLGCSPFVAYGTKEQKEHYLGEVIQGGRRLWAFGLTEEEAGTDAGGTRTTARLEDGHWVVNGSKKWITNSGTDITGGVTIIARTGTREDGRPELTAIIVPQDTPGYTRGPSYEKTGWRAADQHPLYFDDCRVPEENTLGERGRGLRQFLATLDGGRVAVGALSVGLAQACFDEAIQRARERKQFGRSISEFQAIQFKLADMAMEIELARNMVLKAAWLKDQGRPFSREASMAKVFASETAKRAADQAVQIWGGEGFMETSAVARYWRQVKINEIGEGTSEINRQIIARSLLQEEGGIPASK; encoded by the coding sequence ATGGACTTCGATCCGACACCTGAGCAGCGGGCCTGGAGGGAGAAGGCGCGGGAGTTCGCGGATGAGGTTGTAAAGCCGCGAGCGGCGGCGTTGGATCGGGAGGGGCGCTTCCCGTACGACATCGTCGCCCAGATGGCCGAGGAGGGGTTTCTCGGGCTGACGGTACCCGAGGAGTACGGGGGGAGCGGGGGGGATTTCGTAGCGTACAACATGGTCCTGGAGGAGATCAGCCGGGCCGACACCTCGGTCGGGATCACGCTGGAGGCGCACATCTCGCTCGGCTGTTCCCCTTTCGTCGCCTACGGGACGAAGGAGCAGAAGGAGCACTATCTGGGTGAGGTCATCCAGGGCGGCCGGAGGCTCTGGGCGTTCGGGCTCACCGAGGAGGAGGCCGGGACCGACGCCGGCGGGACGAGGACGACCGCCCGGCTCGAGGATGGGCACTGGGTCGTAAACGGATCGAAGAAGTGGATCACCAACTCCGGCACCGACATCACCGGGGGCGTTACGATCATCGCCCGCACCGGGACCCGCGAGGACGGACGCCCGGAGCTCACCGCGATCATAGTGCCTCAGGACACACCCGGGTACACCCGCGGGCCTTCCTACGAGAAGACCGGCTGGCGCGCCGCCGACCAGCACCCCCTCTACTTCGACGACTGTCGGGTCCCCGAGGAGAACACCCTGGGCGAGCGTGGGAGGGGTTTGCGTCAGTTCCTCGCCACCCTTGACGGCGGGCGGGTCGCTGTCGGTGCTCTCTCCGTCGGGCTCGCGCAGGCCTGTTTCGATGAAGCAATACAAAGAGCCAGAGAGAGGAAGCAGTTCGGGCGTTCGATCTCCGAGTTTCAGGCCATCCAGTTCAAGCTCGCGGACATGGCGATGGAGATAGAGCTCGCCCGCAACATGGTTCTCAAGGCCGCCTGGCTCAAGGATCAGGGGCGTCCGTTCTCGCGCGAGGCGAGCATGGCCAAGGTCTTCGCCTCCGAGACGGCCAAAAGAGCCGCCGATCAGGCGGTACAGATCTGGGGCGGCGAGGGCTTCATGGAGACGAGCGCCGTCGCCCGCTACTGGCGACAGGTCAAGATCAACGAGATCGGAGAGGGAACCTCCGAGATAAACCGACAGATCATCGCCCGCAGCCTGCTGCAGGAAGAGGGGGGCATACCAGCCTCGAAGTGA
- a CDS encoding class II aldolase/adducin family protein translates to MRRGILDTAHRLVGVGMVSGTFGSVSARGEAGAIIVTPERREGEPWPRDLLLLDGDGRVLEGDLTPPAETLVHACIYRNLPVAGAVICAQPPYATVLACLGWEIPPLHPMLTILSEDGHVPVTRRAPYGTEQFALNVEEELSEGLRACLVRSSGAVVLGEHPEDALSNLFLLEEASRLYYRAMLAGEPEILGHDEILEAARRITAALGGGEGPSPGLDTADPPLC, encoded by the coding sequence TTGCGGAGAGGGATACTGGATACGGCCCACCGGCTGGTAGGGGTGGGGATGGTGTCCGGTACCTTCGGGAGCGTCAGCGCCCGCGGGGAGGCGGGTGCCATCATCGTAACCCCCGAGAGGAGGGAGGGTGAGCCGTGGCCGCGGGATCTCTTGCTGCTGGACGGCGATGGTCGGGTACTGGAGGGCGACCTGACGCCCCCCGCCGAGACCCTTGTGCACGCCTGCATCTACCGCAACCTTCCGGTCGCCGGGGCCGTGATCTGCGCTCAGCCCCCCTATGCCACGGTGCTGGCGTGCCTCGGGTGGGAGATCCCCCCGCTGCATCCCATGCTCACGATTCTCTCGGAGGACGGGCACGTGCCGGTCACGCGGCGCGCTCCCTACGGAACGGAGCAGTTCGCCCTCAACGTGGAGGAGGAGCTCTCTGAAGGGTTGCGGGCGTGCCTGGTGCGGAGCAGCGGAGCGGTCGTCCTGGGGGAGCATCCAGAGGATGCCCTCTCGAACCTCTTCCTGCTGGAAGAAGCCTCCAGGCTGTACTATCGCGCCATGCTCGCTGGGGAGCCAGAGATCCTCGGGCATGACGAGATCCTGGAGGCGGCGAGGAGGATCACCGCGGCCCTCGGGGGCGGGGAGGGACCCTCGCCCGGCCTGGACACCGCCGATCCGCCGCTCTGCTAG
- a CDS encoding VOC family protein — translation MGARGLTHVSVGARDLEESARFYRELFGMEEIPSPNFPFPVLWLRVGDLQLHLFLSEDPAPRSHHFGIDVEDFERVYRKAEEMGVRVKEGYYSGVYELPDGAVQLYLRDPAGNLIEVNHPHASHLDRSVVSDLRPLPSPQTGEAASARLYLRRGG, via the coding sequence ATGGGGGCGAGAGGGCTGACGCACGTGAGCGTGGGGGCGCGTGATCTGGAAGAATCCGCCCGCTTCTACCGGGAGCTCTTCGGGATGGAGGAGATCCCCTCCCCGAACTTCCCGTTCCCGGTGCTCTGGCTGCGGGTGGGCGACCTGCAGCTTCACCTCTTCCTGAGCGAAGACCCCGCTCCCCGCTCCCACCACTTCGGGATAGACGTGGAGGACTTCGAGCGGGTCTACCGGAAGGCGGAGGAGATGGGCGTCCGGGTGAAGGAAGGTTACTACTCGGGGGTCTACGAGCTTCCGGACGGTGCCGTCCAGCTCTACCTGCGCGACCCTGCGGGCAACCTGATCGAGGTGAACCATCCCCACGCTTCCCACCTCGACCGTTCGGTGGTCTCCGATCTCCGACCGTTGCCCTCGCCCCAGACCGGCGAAGCCGCCTCCGCCCGACTCTACCTCCGCCGGGGTGGGTGA
- a CDS encoding MFS transporter — protein MAAPGSGEGARGFVRDRLTWVVYVLVGYFSYLETSLGPLMPFLRSELGFDYTVASLHFSAFALGGVLTGVLGERVSARWGRRVSLWGGGAGMAAGAVLLAASPVTTGTIAGAFFMGTAGSLLLITTQSVLSDRHERNGAVAITESNAAASACAIAASLAVGTSAAAGLGWRAALLPPILVFLLLSPSVRLRMPREGPSPRRGAGGQPAGKLPSRFWAYWGVLSLGVAIEWCVTYWGAAFLKAGAGLSSAEAAGALSVFPAAMLAGRLLGSIAARRVPVTTLLTATLTVALVGFPVFWLSGGEVPTLAGLAATGLGIGSVYPLSVSAGVDSSSRQSDRATARLSLGASGAILLAPFALGALADRTSIEAAYGIVLPMLVFAVALTLVARRLG, from the coding sequence ATGGCAGCACCCGGAAGCGGGGAAGGAGCGCGCGGGTTCGTCCGTGACCGGCTCACGTGGGTGGTGTACGTCCTGGTCGGATACTTCTCCTACCTGGAGACCTCCCTCGGGCCCCTCATGCCGTTTTTGAGGTCCGAGCTGGGGTTCGACTACACGGTGGCGAGCCTGCACTTCAGCGCGTTCGCCCTCGGGGGCGTGCTCACGGGCGTGCTCGGCGAACGGGTGAGCGCGAGGTGGGGACGCCGGGTGAGCCTGTGGGGCGGCGGGGCGGGGATGGCGGCGGGAGCGGTTCTCCTGGCGGCGAGTCCGGTCACGACGGGGACCATCGCGGGCGCGTTCTTCATGGGTACGGCTGGGTCGCTGCTCCTGATCACGACACAGTCCGTCCTCTCCGACCGCCACGAACGGAACGGGGCGGTGGCCATCACCGAGTCGAACGCCGCGGCGAGCGCCTGCGCGATCGCCGCGTCCCTCGCCGTCGGGACATCCGCCGCGGCGGGTCTCGGCTGGCGGGCGGCGCTCCTGCCCCCGATCCTCGTCTTCCTCCTGCTCTCCCCGAGCGTGAGGCTGAGGATGCCGCGGGAGGGGCCTTCCCCACGCCGAGGGGCCGGAGGGCAGCCCGCCGGGAAGCTCCCGTCCCGCTTCTGGGCCTACTGGGGCGTGCTCTCCCTTGGAGTCGCCATCGAGTGGTGCGTGACCTACTGGGGAGCGGCGTTTCTGAAGGCCGGGGCCGGGCTCTCGAGCGCGGAGGCGGCGGGCGCTTTAAGCGTCTTCCCGGCGGCGATGCTGGCGGGGAGGCTGCTCGGCAGCATCGCCGCCCGCAGGGTCCCCGTGACGACGCTGCTCACGGCCACCCTGACGGTGGCGCTCGTGGGCTTCCCCGTCTTCTGGCTCTCGGGCGGTGAAGTCCCCACCCTCGCCGGGCTGGCCGCGACGGGGCTGGGCATCGGGAGCGTCTACCCGCTCTCGGTCTCGGCGGGGGTCGACTCGTCCTCCCGGCAGTCCGACCGGGCCACGGCGCGCCTCTCCCTGGGTGCCAGCGGGGCGATCCTGCTCGCGCCCTTCGCCCTCGGAGCCCTGGCCGACCGTACGAGCATCGAGGCAGCCTACGGCATCGTGCTCCCCATGCTCGTT